A single window of Sphaerodactylus townsendi isolate TG3544 linkage group LG03, MPM_Stown_v2.3, whole genome shotgun sequence DNA harbors:
- the KDM5C gene encoding lysine-specific demethylase 5C isoform X3, with the protein MEPREEQGEPSEGGDQGAWGKEKGPPGDQADCGARGEKGERGARGTRGEQGDGGERVPRAARGERGARGERAEPGDGGPRGLRALREADRGSWGAEPGDWGERGPPWAGGEPEPPLPPEDFLPPPECPVFEPSWAEFSDPLGYIAKIRPIAEKSGICKIRPPADWQPPFAVEVDNFRFTPRIQRLNELEAQTRVKLNYLDQIAKFWEIQGSSLKIPNVERRILDLYSLSKIVMEEGGYEAICKDRRWARVAQRLSYPSGKNIGSLLRSHYERIIYPYEMYQSGANLVCNTHPFDNEEKDKEYKPHSIPLRQSVQPSKFNSYGRRAKRLQQEPEPTEEDIEKNPELKKLQIYGAGPKMMGLGLVAKDKNMRKKDKEMPECPPTVIVKEEAPVPETKLEPASPRGYANMKEELRHSPEPCTKMTMRLRRNHNTQFIESYVCRICARGDEDDKLLLCDGCDDNYHIFCLLPPLPEIPKGIWRCPKCVMAECKRPPEAFGFEQATREYTLQSFGEMADSFKADYFNMPVHMVPTEFVEKEFWRLVNSIEEDVTVEYGADIHSKEFGSGFPINDGKRKLSPEEEEYAASGWNLNVMPVLKQSVLCHINADISGMKVPWLYVGMVFSAFCWHIEDHWSYSINYLHWGEPKTWYGVPSFAAEHLEDVMKKLTPELFESQPDLLHQLVTLMNPNTLMAHGVPVVRTNQCAGEFVITFPRAYHSGFNQGYNFAEAVNFCTADWLPAGRQCIEHYRRLRRYCVFSHEELICKMAACPEKLDLNLAAAVHKEMFILVQEERKLRKALLDKGITEAEREAFELLPDDERQCDKCKTTCFLSALACYDCPDCLVCLYHIDDLCKCPSNRQYLRYRYTLDELPTMLHKLKVRAECFDTWANKVRIALEVEDGRKRTLEELRALESEARERKFPENELLHRLKSCLSEAEKCVSEALGLLSSQETGEAAVHMTVEELRAFLEQMSNLPCVIHQIKEVQGLLEKVEAFQVDVQEALQDLPGNSPELHKLLAQGTQLGVEVPEMELLERQVQQAVWLEEVKQTLRSPQEKVTLSVMRALITSGCGVAASPAVDKAMAELQELLTIAERWEEKAQMCLEARQKHPPATLEAIIKEAENIPVHLPNILSLKEALSKAQAWIADMEEIQNGDHYPCLDDLEGLVAVGRDLPVCLEELRHLEVQVTTAHSWREKASKTFLKKNSCYMLLEVLCPCADADSDSVKRTKWQREREPGLYKSDTESLGLSAQELRDPGSVILAFKEGEQKEKAGILCLRQSNAQKPVPSAHSPPGGQYCVCSQPPSPAMLQCELCQDWFHTTCVAWPRLGTPRPSPAWWEWEAKFLCPLCQRSRRPRLETILALLVALQKLPVRLPEGEALQCLTERAITWQDRARQLLASSEVTAALECLAALRQRLLGDPAKEAGALKESSCNEQTKVSLENGDSAAPEKNGSYASDLETLCSYLPRLQGPVLELPEATRHSLEELLMEGDLLEVTLDESQSIWRLLQAACAPQTDKFRQLLELEQAERRATRARGRETERRRKRKTDRSDYPTLPKEELEPKKIRGTDSALTQGGAPPSAGTDCSHNGVGL; encoded by the exons ATGGAGCCCCGAGAGGAGCAGGGCGAGCCGAGCGAAGGGGGCGACCAGGGGGcctgggggaaggagaagggccCTCCGGGGGATCAGGCCGACTGCGGGGCCCGGGGGGAGAAGGGCGAGCGGGGGGCCCGCGGCACACGGGGGGAGCAGGGAGACGGCGGGGAGCGCGTCCCCAGGGCTGCCAGGGGCGAGCGGGGGGCCAGGGGCGAGAGGGCAGAGCCGGGCGATGGGGGTCCCCGGGGCCTGCGGGCGCTGCGAGAGGCGGATCGGGGCTCGTGGGGGGCCGAGCCGGGCGACTGGGGGGAGCGGGGGCCGCCTTGGGCCGGCGGGGAGCCggagccccccctgcccccggagGACTTCTTGCCGCCTCCCGAGTGCCCCGTCTTTGAGCCCAGCTGGGCGGAATTCAGCGACCCTCTGGGTTACATTGCCAAAATCCGGCCCATCGCGGAAAAAAGTGGCATCTGCAAGATACGCCCCCCTGCT GACTGGCAGCCTCCCTTTGCTGTGGAAGTGGATAACTTCCGGTTTACCCCACGGATACAGAGGCTCAATGAATTGGAG GCACAGACCAGGGTGAAATTGAACTACCTGGACCAGATTGCCAAGTTTTGGGAGATCCAAGGCTCCTCGCTGAAAATCCCCAACGTAGAGAGGCGAATTCTTGATTTGTACAGCCTAAGCAAA ATCGTGATGGAGGAAGGTGGATATGAAGCCATCTGTAAGGACCGCCGGTGGGCACGAGTGGCCCAACGCCTTTCTTATCCATCAGGAAAGAACATCGGCTCTCTTCTTCGCTCCCACTATGAGCGCATAATTTACCCTTATGAAATGTACCAGTCGGGTGCCAATCTGGTG TGCAACACCCACCCATTTGACAACGAGGAGAAGGACAAGGAGTATAAGCCTCACAGCATCCCATTGCGTCAGTCAGTGCAGCCTTCAAAGTTCAACAGCTATGGGCGCCGGGCCAAGCGTCTGCAGCAGGAG CCGGAGCCAACAGAAGAAGACATCGAGAAGAACCCAGAGCTGAAGAAACTGCAGATCTACGGCGCTGGCCCCAAAATGATGGGCTTGGGGCTCGTGGCCAAAGACAAAAACATGCGCAAAAAAG ACAAAGAGATGCCAGAGTGCCCTCCTACAGTGATAGTAAAAGAGGAGGCCCCTGTTCCCGAGACGAAACTGGAGCCCGCCTCTCCCCGTGGCTATGCAAATATGAAAGAGGAGCTGAGGCACAGTCCAGAGCCTTGCACCAAGATGACCATGCGTCTGCGTCGCAACCACAACACTCAGTTT ATCGAGTCGTACGTTTGTCGGATCTGCGCACGGGGGGACGAGGACGACAAGCTGCTGCTGTGCGACGGCTGCGATGACAACTACCACATCTTCTGCCTCTTGCCACCCTTGCCTGAGATCCCCAAAGGCATCTGGAGGTGCCCCAAATGCGTCATGGCG GAATGCAAGCGGCCCCCAGAGGCATTTGGTTTTGAGCAGGCCACTCGGGAGTACACGctgcagagctttggggagatggCCGATTCCTTCAAAGCTGACTACTTCAACATGCCTGTACAT ATGGTGCCCACGGAATTTGTGGAAAAGGAGTTCTGGCGCCTGGTGAACAGCATTGAAGAGGACGTGACCGTGGAGTATGGTGCTGACATCCACTCCAAGGAGTTTGGAAGCGGCTTCCCCATCAATGACGGCAAGAGGAAGCTCTCCCCTGAGGAGGAG GAATACGCAGCCAGCGGTTGGAACCTCAACGTGATGCCGGTCCTGAAGCAGTCGGTGCTGTGCCACATCAACGCCGATATTTCGGGCATGAAGGTGCCGTGGCTCTACGTGGGCATGGTCTTCTCTGCTTTCTGCTGGCACATTGAAGATCATTGGAGTTACTCAATTAACTACCTCCATTG GGGTGAGCCCAAGACTTGGTATGGTGTCCCATCTTTTGCTGCCGAACATCTGGAAGATGTCATGAAGAAATTAACCCCGGAACTGTTTGAGAGCCAGCCAGACCTGTTGCACCAGTTGGTGACACTCATGAACCCCAACACACTCATGGCTCACGGAGTCCCG GTGGTCCGCACCAATCAGTGCGCTGGAGAGTTTGTCATTACCTTCCCTAGAGCTTATCACAGCGGTTTCAACCAGGGCTACAACTTTGCGGAAGCAGTCAACTTCTGCACTGCTGACTGG ttgcCAGCCGGTCGCCAGTGCATTGAGCACTACCGGCGACTCCGCCGCTACTGTGTCTTCTCGCATGAGGAGCTGATCTGCAAGATGGCCGCCTGTCCGGAAAAGCTCGACCTGAATTTGGCGGCAGCTGTGCATAAGGAGATGTTCATCTTGGTGCAGGAGGAGCGCAAACTACGGAAGGCTCTCCTTGACAAG GGTATCACCGAGGCAGAACGAGAGGCCTTTGAGCTGCTCCCAGACGACGAGCGTCAGTGTGATAAGTGCAAAACGACCTGCTTCCTCTCGGCACTGGCTTGCTACGACTGTCCGGATTGCCTCGTCTGCCTCTACCACATCGATGACTTGTGCAAATGCCCTAGCAACAGACAGTACCTCAG GTATCGGTACACCCTGGATGAGCTCCCAACTATGTTACACAAGTTGAAAGTTCGGGCAGAGTGCTTTGATACCTGGGCTAACAAGGTTCGGATTGCTCTGGAAGTCGAAGATGGACGCAAGAGAA CCTTGGAAGAGCTACGCGCCTTGGAGTCGGAGGCACGGGAGAGGAAGTTCCCCGAAAACGAGCTGCTTCACCGGCTCAAGTCCTGTTTAAGTGAAGCTGAGAAGTGTGTCTCGGAGGCTCTGGGTCTGTTAAGCAGCCAAGAGACTGG GGAAGCGGCCGTCCATATGACAGTGGAGGAGTTGCGTGCCTTCCTGGAGCAAATGAGCAACTTGCCTTGCGTCATACACCagatcaaggaagtccag GGCCTGCTAGAGAAAGTGGAAGCCTTCCAAGTGGAcgtccaggaggccctgcaggatctcccCGGCAACTCCCCAGAGCTTCACAAGCTGCTCGCCCAGGGGACGCAGCTAGGGGTGGAAGTGCCTGAGATGGAGCTGCTGGAGCGGCAGGTGCAACAGGCTGTCTGGCTGGAGGAGGTGAAGCAGACACTGCGTTCTCCCCAGGAGAAAGTCACCCTCTCTGTGATGAGGGCGCTCATCACCTCTGGCTGTGGGGTGGCCGCCAGTCCCGCCGTGGACAAGGCCATGGCTGAGCTGCAAGAGCTGCTGACCATTGCAGAGCGCTGGGAGGAGAAGGCCCAGATGTGCTTGGAGGCCAG GCAAAAGCACCCGCCTGCCACCCTAGAGGCCATCATCAAGGAAGCTGAAAACATCCCGGTGCACCTGCCCAACATCCTGTCCCTCAAGGAGGCGCTTTCCAAAGCCCAGGCGTGGATTGCGGACATGGAGGAGATCCAG AACGGGGACCATTACCCCTGCCTGGACGACCTGGAGGGGCTCGTGGCCGTGGGCAGGGATTTGCCAGTCTGCTTGGAGGAGCTGCGCCACCTCGAGGTGCAAGTGACCACCGCCCACTCCTGGCGGGAGAAAGCCTCCAAGACTTTCCTCAAGAAGAACTCCTGCTACATGTTGCTCGAG GTGCTGTGTCCATGTGCCGACGCCGACTCTGACAGTGTCAAACGCACCAAATGGCAGCGGGAGAGGGAGCCGGGCCTGTACAAATCCGATACAGAGAGTCTGGGCCTCTCGGCACAAGAACTCCGGGATCCTGGCTCTGTT ATCCTGGCCTTCAAAGAGGGTGAGCAGAAGGAGAAAGCAGGGATCCTCTGCCTTCGCCAGTCCAATGCTCAGAAGCCCGTGCCGTCGGCTCACAGTCCTCCTGGGGGGCAGTACTGTGTGTGTTCccagcccccaagccctgccatgCTGCAGTGTGAACTGTGCCAGGACTGGTTCCACACCACCTGTGTGGCTTGGCCCCGCCTGGGCACCCCCCGCCCCTCTCCAGCATGGTGGGAATGGGAAGCCAAGTTCCTCTGCCCACTGTGCCAGCGCTCCCGCCGGCCCCGCCTGGAGACGATACTGGCACTGCTTGTGGCTCTGCAGAAGCTGCCCGTGCGGCTACCCGAGGGAGAGGCCTTGCAGTGCCTGACAGAACGAGCCATTACGTGGCAGGACCGGGCCCGCCAGCTCCTTGCCTCCTCTGAAGTTACAGCCGCCTTGGAGTGTTTGGCAGCGCTACGGCAGCGGCTGCTCGGGGACCCGGCCAAGGAGGCAGGAGCACTCAAAGAGAGTAGCTGCAATGAACAGACCAAG GTTTCCTTGGAGAACGGGGACTCTGCAGCACCAGAAAAGAATGGCTCCTATGCCTCAG ACCTGGAGACACTCTGCTCGTACCTGCCGCGGCTGCAGGGCCCTGTGCTGGAGCTGCCAGAGGCAACTCGTCACTCCCTGGAGGAGCTGCTAATGGAGGGGGATCTTCTGGAGGTGACGCTGGACGAGAGCCAGAGCATCTGGCGCCTGCTGCAGGCTGCCTGCGCCCCCCAAACCGACAAGTTCCGCCAGCTGCTCGAA CTGGAGCAAGCGGAGCGGCGGGCCACCCGTGCGCGGGGCCGAGAGACGGAGCGGCGGCGGAAGCGCAAGACGGATCGCAGCGACTACCCCACCCTGCCCAAGGAGGAATTAGAGCCAAAGAAGATCCGGGGGACAGACTCAGCGCTGACCCAGGGTGGGGCCCCTCCTTCAGCAGGCACAGATTGCAGCCACAATGGAGTTGGG TTGTGA